In Candidatus Aminicenantes bacterium, one DNA window encodes the following:
- a CDS encoding ABC transporter ATP-binding protein yields MKTLEITNLKKTFRSNFLIKKYPVLKGIDLSVEQGEIYGFLGPNGAGKTTTIKCILGLLFPDEGEILINSLPGNTLAARSQIGFLPENPYFYDYLNASELMHFSASLFGIPKAFAKERISTLIEQVGLAGREDLKLRKFSKGMLQRLGMAQALIQDPVFLILDEPFSGLDPIGRKEFRDLILSLKEQGKTIFFSSHILQDMEMMVDRVGIIINGRISRQGRLSEMISSSTRCYEIVCARISERQLAQIPVHFVSRDNQYIITLENEADINQVVESIIHNNGQVIAVNPVKKTLEDIFLNEMREVQ; encoded by the coding sequence ATGAAAACACTGGAAATCACCAACCTAAAAAAAACCTTTCGCTCCAACTTCCTGATAAAGAAATATCCCGTTCTCAAGGGCATCGACCTCAGCGTGGAGCAGGGTGAAATCTACGGTTTCCTCGGGCCCAACGGGGCCGGCAAGACGACCACCATCAAGTGCATCCTGGGACTGCTCTTCCCCGACGAGGGCGAAATCCTGATCAACAGCCTCCCGGGCAACACGCTCGCCGCCCGCAGCCAGATCGGCTTCTTGCCCGAGAACCCCTATTTTTACGATTACCTCAATGCCAGCGAACTGATGCATTTCTCGGCCTCGCTGTTCGGCATCCCGAAAGCCTTCGCCAAGGAGAGGATAAGCACGCTCATCGAGCAGGTGGGGCTGGCCGGCCGCGAGGACCTGAAACTGCGCAAATTCTCCAAGGGCATGCTGCAAAGGCTGGGCATGGCCCAGGCCCTGATCCAGGATCCCGTCTTCCTGATCCTTGATGAACCGTTCTCCGGTCTCGATCCCATCGGCCGCAAGGAATTTCGCGACTTGATCCTCTCCCTGAAAGAACAGGGAAAGACCATCTTTTTTTCCAGCCATATCCTGCAGGACATGGAGATGATGGTCGACCGGGTCGGCATCATCATCAACGGCCGCATCAGCCGCCAGGGCCGGCTTTCGGAGATGATCTCCAGCAGCACCCGCTGCTACGAGATCGTCTGCGCGCGCATCAGCGAAAGGCAGCTGGCCCAGATCCCGGTCCATTTCGTCAGCCGCGACAACCAGTACATCATCACACTGGAAAACGAGGCCGACATCAACCAGGTAGTCGAATCCATCATCCACAACAACGGCCAGGTCATCGCCGTCAATCCGGTCAAGAAGACCCTGGAAGACATTTTTCTGAACGAGATGAGGGAAGTCCAATGA